CACCGGACGGCGGCGACAAACCGGTCGGTGACCTCGCCGCCGCGATCGAGGACCAGTTCGGCTCGTTCGAGAAGTTCGTCGCACACTTCTCCGCTGCCGCGACGACCCTGCAGGGGTCCGGCTGGGCCGTCCTGGCCTACGACCGCCTCGGTGGCCGACTCGTCGTCCAGCAGTTGACCGATCAGCAGGGGAACATCAGCATCGGGCTCGTTCCCCTTCTCATGCTCGACATGTGGGAGCACGCCTTCTACCTGCAGTACCGCAACGTCAAGGCCGACTACGTCGCCGCGTTCTGGAACATCGTCGACTGGGCCGACGTCCAGCAGCGGTTCTCGGACGCCCTCGCCTCTCCCTGACCGCCCACGCCACTCTCTGACCGCCCACGCCCGATCCCCTCCCCGCACCCACCCCCACCTGGGTGAAGGTGGCCTTCGACCGGTCTGAGGAGCCGAAGGCCACCTTCACCCGCGGGTGGCGGAGACTCCGGGGGTGGTGTCGGTGGTGGTGGTGGTGTCGGTGGTGGTGGCGTCGGTGGCAGTGTCCGGGGTGGCGGACGACGCGGCGTGCCGTCCGCCGGTGCCGTCCTTCGGATCACCGGCGTTCGAACCGGCGGCGCCGGACGCGTCGGCGGGATTCGCCACCACGGCACGTTCGGGCAGATCGGGGGCGCGGGTGGCGCGGGCGAAGACGGTCTCGCCCTCACGCAACCCCAGAGCGGCACTGTCACCGCGGGTGACCTGGGCCGAGAACCGCTCGCCGGTGGCCTCGTTGCGCAACTCGACGCGCACCTCGAAACCGAGGTGGACGACTCGCTCGACCGTCGACCGGGTCACCCCGAGCGATTCGGCCGTACCCGATTCGGCAGCGAGCGCGAGATCCGCGGTGCGGCCGAGGCGAATGTCGTGCGGCCGGACGAGTTGACCGTTGAGCTTGGCGACGGAGCCGAGGAAGGACATGACGAAGTCGTTGACCGGGCGGTCGTACAGGTCCGCGGGCGGACCGACCTGTTCGATCCGGCCGTGGTTGAGTACCGCGATCCGGTCGGCGACGTCGAGCGCCTCCTCCTGGTCGTGCGTGACCAGCACCGTCGTGACGTGCACCTCGTCGTGCAGGCGCCGCAGCCACGTTCGCAGGTCCGCCCGCACCTTCGCATCGAGCGCACCGAACGGCTCGTCCAACAGCAGCACCTGCGGATCCACCGCGAGCGCGCGGGCGAGGGCCATCCGCTGCCGCTGGCCGCCGGAGAGCTGTGACGGGTAGCGGTGCTGGAAGCCGTCGAGACCGACGATCTCGAGCAACTCGTTGACCTTCTTGTCGATCTCACGCTTGGGCCGCTTGCGGATCTCGAGCCCGAACGCGACGTTCTTGCGCACGGTCAGGTGCTTGAA
This genomic interval from Rhodococcus triatomae contains the following:
- a CDS encoding superoxide dismutase, with amino-acid sequence MSIYVLPDLDYDYSALEPHISGEIMELHHSKHHATYVAGANTALEQLAEAREDGSVTAKAPLLSKNLAFHLGGHTNHSIFWKNLSPDGGDKPVGDLAAAIEDQFGSFEKFVAHFSAAATTLQGSGWAVLAYDRLGGRLVVQQLTDQQGNISIGLVPLLMLDMWEHAFYLQYRNVKADYVAAFWNIVDWADVQQRFSDALASP